One window from the genome of Kaistella carnis encodes:
- a CDS encoding YihY/virulence factor BrkB family protein, producing the protein MKKLVFFWETLKEAFAEWNSSSATRDSASLAYYAIFSIPGLLIIIIWIAGNFFGQEAIQGEISNQINDLMGEETAKSIEEMIASALIDKQNIFMKIVGVFSLVFGATTIFFQLQKSLNSLWDVEAAPKKALVKFFLDRANSLGMILVIGFLLMITMLLSTVISLFNNFITTQLGLETYIFMEVVNYVIGFLIVVLVFAFMFKVLPDVQISWKSVWTGAILTAVLFTLGKFLLSLYFAEFKPTSAFGKAGTIILIMMWINYSCMLIFFGAEFTKIYSLKRGYKIIPSTHAKWSAQKLYKESLAEKAKLEAHNS; encoded by the coding sequence ATGAAAAAATTAGTATTTTTTTGGGAAACCTTAAAAGAAGCCTTCGCGGAATGGAATAGTTCATCCGCAACTAGGGATTCTGCAAGTTTAGCATATTATGCTATTTTTTCAATTCCGGGTTTGTTGATCATCATCATTTGGATTGCCGGAAATTTCTTTGGTCAGGAAGCCATTCAGGGCGAAATCAGCAATCAGATTAATGATTTAATGGGTGAAGAAACCGCAAAAAGTATTGAAGAAATGATTGCGAGTGCGCTTATCGATAAGCAAAATATTTTCATGAAAATTGTGGGCGTTTTCTCTCTGGTTTTTGGTGCAACAACAATATTTTTTCAACTTCAAAAATCGTTAAACTCGCTTTGGGATGTAGAAGCAGCACCAAAAAAAGCTTTGGTGAAATTCTTTCTCGACCGTGCGAATTCACTAGGAATGATCTTGGTTATCGGATTTTTATTAATGATTACGATGTTGCTTTCTACGGTAATTAGTTTATTTAATAATTTCATCACCACTCAATTGGGGCTCGAAACCTACATTTTTATGGAAGTCGTGAATTATGTCATCGGATTTTTAATCGTCGTTCTCGTCTTTGCTTTTATGTTTAAAGTACTTCCCGATGTGCAAATTTCCTGGAAATCGGTTTGGACAGGCGCGATTTTAACTGCTGTTCTTTTTACTTTAGGAAAATTTCTATTGAGTTTGTATTTCGCAGAATTTAAACCCACTTCCGCTTTTGGAAAAGCCGGAACCATTATTTTGATTATGATGTGGATTAATTATTCCTGCATGCTCATCTTCTTCGGAGCTGAATTTACCAAAATTTATTCCCTGAAAAGAGGTTACAAAATTATTCCATCAACCCATGCAAAATGGAGCGCCCAAAAATTATACAAAGAATCTTTGGCAGAAAAAGCAAAGCTTGAAGCTCATAATTCTTAA
- the tamL gene encoding translocation and assembly module lipoprotein TamL yields MQKLNTGHYKTFAAFSFMLMISSCSNTKFLQEGQMLYTGAKITVKNDTLSKKEKSNLKDALQEQLRPKPNSSFLGLRPRLYVYNITKEPKKQKGIGYWLKYKIGEKPVLLGDVDREFNKKIIVNYSENKGFFNAKVSSDTIAKNKKAQVLYTVKPGARYLISQVNFPVDSTVINSEIQSIKDKSFLKAGNPFDLDVIKAERERIDDHLKNRGFYYFSPDNIIVQADSTVMKEPKVELFVKLKNNTPPISKEPYTIDKTIVFADYNLADVKQGKYGIPYITDSVKVYNDLYIIDSENKFKPKIFDRALYFKRGDLYNRKDHNLSLNRLISLGVFKFVKNEFVVSDSLNHKFDAYYILTPRPFQSLRLETLGKTNSANYTGGEVNLNWTHRNFFRGAEQLKGAIYGAADVQVGGPKDANNIIRIGANAQLSIPRIVAPFRFHSSSAYVPRTNINLGYEYLSRTQLYTLHNFNTSFGYVWKENERKEHDLKVLDVTLVAPEKITEKYLEQINGNTAAGISANPSLQRVVDKQLIFGPTYSYTYTNTMLPKKNTFYYKGSVDLAGTITGLVSGADAKAGDQKEIFKIPFSQYAKMEHDFRYYRKVNDKSTIATRFIAGMGYPYGNSTTMPYVKQFFVGGSNSIRAFRARTLGPGSYDPRTEEASFFFDQSGDIKLEMNAEYRANIYKFLNVAVFADAGNVWLVNEDDNKPGGKFSKDFLKEIAVGAGVGLRLDFSILILRLDLAMPLRIPYYEEGDRWTFDRIDFGSGAWRKDNMILNIAIGYPF; encoded by the coding sequence ATGCAGAAATTGAATACAGGCCATTATAAAACATTTGCAGCATTTTCCTTCATGTTGATGATCTCCTCGTGCAGCAACACGAAATTTTTACAGGAAGGCCAAATGTTGTACACCGGTGCTAAAATCACAGTTAAAAATGATACGCTTTCTAAAAAAGAAAAATCAAACTTAAAAGATGCGTTGCAGGAGCAGCTGCGTCCGAAACCCAATTCATCTTTCTTGGGATTGCGACCAAGATTGTACGTGTATAATATCACCAAAGAACCAAAAAAGCAAAAAGGAATTGGGTATTGGCTAAAATACAAGATCGGGGAAAAACCAGTTTTACTGGGCGATGTTGATCGGGAATTCAACAAAAAAATCATTGTTAATTACTCAGAAAACAAAGGCTTCTTCAACGCTAAAGTTTCATCTGACACCATTGCGAAAAACAAAAAAGCGCAGGTTCTTTACACTGTAAAACCCGGCGCGAGATACCTCATCAGTCAGGTGAATTTCCCTGTAGATTCTACCGTTATCAATTCTGAAATTCAGTCCATCAAGGACAAATCATTTTTAAAGGCAGGAAATCCTTTTGATCTAGATGTGATCAAAGCCGAGCGGGAGCGCATTGATGATCACTTGAAAAATCGGGGCTTTTATTATTTCAGTCCGGATAATATTATTGTTCAGGCAGACAGCACCGTAATGAAAGAGCCGAAAGTAGAGCTGTTTGTAAAACTGAAGAACAATACTCCTCCTATTTCGAAGGAACCCTATACGATTGATAAGACCATTGTTTTTGCAGACTATAATTTAGCTGATGTAAAACAGGGAAAATATGGCATTCCTTATATTACAGATTCGGTGAAGGTTTATAATGATCTTTATATCATTGATTCCGAAAATAAATTCAAACCGAAAATTTTCGACCGTGCCCTCTACTTTAAACGCGGGGATCTTTATAATCGAAAAGACCATAATCTTTCTCTGAACAGACTCATTAGTTTAGGTGTTTTTAAATTTGTAAAAAATGAATTTGTGGTTTCAGATTCCCTAAACCATAAGTTTGATGCCTACTATATTTTAACACCGAGACCTTTTCAATCATTAAGGTTAGAAACTTTAGGAAAAACAAATTCTGCGAATTACACCGGTGGTGAAGTTAATTTAAACTGGACGCACCGTAATTTCTTCCGCGGTGCCGAACAGTTAAAAGGAGCAATCTATGGAGCTGCAGATGTTCAGGTCGGTGGTCCAAAAGATGCCAACAATATTATCAGAATCGGGGCAAATGCGCAACTTTCGATTCCAAGAATTGTGGCGCCTTTTAGATTTCATTCTTCAAGTGCGTATGTTCCCAGAACAAATATTAATTTAGGTTATGAATATCTGAGCCGAACGCAATTGTATACGCTTCATAATTTCAATACGTCTTTTGGATATGTCTGGAAAGAAAATGAACGAAAAGAACACGATTTAAAAGTGTTGGATGTTACGCTGGTTGCACCTGAAAAAATAACTGAAAAATATCTGGAACAGATCAACGGAAATACCGCAGCAGGAATTTCCGCAAATCCATCTCTGCAGAGAGTCGTAGATAAACAGCTGATCTTCGGACCAACTTACAGTTATACGTATACCAATACCATGCTTCCCAAAAAGAATACCTTCTATTATAAAGGAAGTGTAGATTTAGCCGGAACGATTACCGGTTTGGTTAGTGGTGCTGATGCAAAGGCGGGCGATCAAAAAGAAATTTTCAAGATTCCGTTCAGTCAGTATGCAAAAATGGAACATGATTTCCGCTACTACAGAAAAGTAAATGATAAAAGTACGATTGCCACTCGATTTATTGCCGGCATGGGTTATCCGTATGGAAACTCCACGACTATGCCTTATGTAAAACAGTTTTTTGTGGGTGGAAGCAACAGTATTCGTGCCTTTCGGGCGAGAACTTTAGGACCTGGCAGTTATGATCCACGAACAGAAGAAGCTTCGTTCTTTTTTGATCAGTCCGGAGATATTAAATTAGAAATGAATGCCGAATACCGCGCGAACATTTACAAATTTTTAAATGTTGCCGTTTTTGCAGATGCCGGAAATGTTTGGTTGGTTAATGAAGACGACAATAAACCGGGAGGAAAATTCTCCAAAGACTTTCTAAAAGAAATTGCAGTTGGTGCAGGCGTTGGATTAAGACTGGACTTTTCAATTCTTATTTTGAGACTTGATTTGGCCATGCCTTTGCGTATTCCTTATTACGAAGAAGGTGATCGCTGGACTTTTGACCGGATCGACTTTGGAAGTGGCGCGTGGAGAAAAGACAACATGATCTTAAACATTGCGATAGGCTATCCATTCTAA